The following proteins are encoded in a genomic region of Bos javanicus breed banteng chromosome 20, ARS-OSU_banteng_1.0, whole genome shotgun sequence:
- the CCT5 gene encoding T-complex protein 1 subunit epsilon gives MASVGTLAFDEYGRPFLIIKDQDRKSRLMGLEALKSHIMAAKAVANTMKTSLGPNGLDKMMVDKDGDVTVTNDGATILSMMDVDHQIAKLMVELSKSQDDEIGDGTTGVVVLAGALLEEAEQLLDRGIHPIRIADGYEQAARIAIEHLDKISDSVLVDMKNTEPLIQTAKTTLGSKVVNSCHRQMAEIAVNAVLTVADMQRRDVDFELIKVEGKVGGRLEDTKLIKGVIVDKDFSHPQMPKQVEDAKIAILTCPFEPPKPKTKHKLDVTSVEDFKALQKYEKEKFEEMIRQIKETGANLAICQWGFDDEANHLLLQNDLPAVRWVGGPEIELIAIATGGRIVPRFSELTAEKLGFAGLVKEISFGTTKDKMLVIEQCKNSRAVTIFIRGGNKMIIEEAKRSLHDALCVIRNLIRDNRVVYGGGAAEISCALAVSQEADKCPTLEQYAMRAFADALEVIPMALAENSGMNPIQTMTEVRARQVKEVNPALGIDCLHKGTNDMKHQHVIETLIGKKQQISLATQMVRMILKIDDIRKPGESEE, from the exons ATGGCTTCCGTGGGGACCCTCGCCTTCGATGAATATGGCCGTCCTTTCCTCATCATCAAGGATCAGGACCGCAAGTCTCGTCTTATGGGACTTGAGGCCCTCAAG tcTCATATAATGGCAGCAAAGGCTGTAGCAAATACAATGAAAACATCGCTTGGACCAAATG GGCTTGATAAGATGATGGTGGATAAAGATGGTGACGTGACCGTGACCAATGACGGCGCCACCATCTTAAGCATGATGGACGTTGACCACCAGATCGCCAAGCTGATGGTTGAACTGTCCAAATCACAGGATGATGAGATCGGAGATGGAACCACAGGAGTGGTtg TGCTGGCTGGTGCCCTGTTGGAAGAGGCTGAGCAGCTGCTGGACCGCGGCATTCACCCCATCAGGATCGCCGACGGCTACGAGCAGGCCGCCCGCATCGCTATCGAGCACCTGGACAAGATCAGCGACAGTGTCCTTGTCGACATGAAGAACACTGAGCCCCTGATCCAGACGGCGAAGACCACGCTGGGCTCCAAAGT GGTTAACAGCTGTCACCGGCAAATGGCCGAGATCGCCGTGAACGCCGTCCTCACCGTGGCCGACATGCAGCGCAGGGACGTTGACTTCGAGCTCATCAAGGTAGAAGGCAAGGTGGGCGGGCGGCTGGAGGACACCAAGCTGATCAAGGGCGTGATCGTGGACAAGGACTTCAGTCACCCGCAGATGCCCAAG CAAGTGGAAGATGCTAAGATTGCAATCCTCACGTGTCCATTTGAGCCACCGAAACCAAAGACGAAGCATAAGCTGGATGTGACATCTGTGGAAGATTTTAAAGCCCTTCAGAAGTACGAAAAGGAGAAGTTTGAAGAGATGATCCGGCAG ATTAAAGAAACTGGTGCTAACCTAGCTATTTGCCAGTGGGGCTTTGACGATGAAGCGaatcatttacttctccagaatGACCTGCCGGCGGTTCGCTGGGTCGGAGGACCTGAAATTGAG TTGATCGCCATCGCCACAGGTGGCCGCATCGTCCCTCGGTTCTCCGAGCTCACCGCTGAGAAGCTGGGCTTTGCGGGTCTTGTGAAAGAGATCTCGTTTGGGACCACCAAAGACAAGATGCTGGTCATCGAGCAGTGTAAGAACTCCAGAGCCGTCACCATTTTCATCAGAGGAGGAAATAAGATG ATCATCGAGGAGGCCAAGCGTTCACTTCACGACGCTCTCTGTGTCATCCGCAACCTCATCCGGGACAACCGCGTGGTGTATGGCGGGGGCGCCGCGGAGATCTCCTGCGCCCTGGCGGTCAGCCAGGAGGCCGACAAG TGCCCGACCCTGGAGCAGTATGCCATGCGCGCCTTCGCCGACGCACTGGAGGTCATCCCCATGGCGCTGGCCGAGAACAGCGGCATGAACCCCATCCAGACCATGACCGAGGTCCGGGCCAGACAAGTGAAGGAGGTGAACCCCGCCCTTGGGATCGACTGTCTGCACAAGGGGACCAATG ATATGAAACATCAACACGTCATAGAAACTTTGATCGGCAAAAAGCAACAGATCTCTCTTGCAACACAAATGGTTAGAATGATTTTGAAGATTGACGACATCCGTAAGCCTGGAGAATCTGAAGAGTAA
- the ATPSCKMT gene encoding ATP synthase subunit C lysine N-methyltransferase isoform X1, whose translation MDGGGGTHLATPEEGGPSERAPPASLEANSLKKSRWGVLFTGIVGGTLVAVYAVATPFVTPALRRICLPFVPATTKQIENVVKMLECRRGPLVDIGSGDGRIVIAAAKEGFTAVGYELNPWLVWYSRYRARREGVQASARFYISDLWKVTFSQYSNVVVFGVPQMMAQLEKKLELELQDDARVIACRFPFPHWTPAQVTGEGIDTVWAYDARSFRGGDGRP comes from the exons atggatggaggaggag GGACACACCTAGCAACACCTGAAGAAGGAGGGCCATCAGAACGTGCTCCACCTGCAAGTCTTGAAGCCAACAGTTTGAAGAAAAGCAGGTGGGGGGTCTTATTTACTGGCATTGTTGGGGGGACGCTGGTGGCTGTGTATGCTGTGGCCACACCATTTGTAACACCAGCCCTCCGAAGAATTTGTTTGCCATTTGTACCCGCCACTACGAAACAGATCGAAAACGTTGTGAAAATGTTGGAATGCAGGAGAGGACCCCTGGTGGACATCGGTAGTGGTGACGGACGTATT GTGATCGCAGCTGCAAAGGAAGGGTTCACAGCTGTGGGTTATGAGTTGAACCCCTGGCTCGTCTGGTACTCCAGGTACCGCGCTCGGCGGGAAGGGGTGCAGGCATCTGCCAGATTTTACATCTCAGACTTGTGGAAG GTCACTTTTTCGCAGTACTCAAATGTTGTTGTCTTTGGTGTGCCCCAGATG ATGGCGCAGCTGGAGAAGAAGCTCGAGCTCGAGCTTCAGGACGACGCGCGGGTCATTGCTTGCCGGTTCCCCTTCCCGCACTGGACCCCAGCACAGGTCACGGGGGAGGGGATAGACACCGTGTGGGCCTACGACGCGCGCTCTTTcaggggaggagatgggaggcCCTGA
- the ATPSCKMT gene encoding ATP synthase subunit C lysine N-methyltransferase isoform X2, with amino-acid sequence MDGGGGTHLATPEEGGPSERAPPASLEANSLKKSRWGVLFTGIVGGTLVAVYAVATPFVTPALRRICLPFVPATTKQIENVVKMLECRRGPLVDIGSGDGRIVIAAAKEGFTAVGYELNPWLVWYSRYRARREGVQASARFYISDLWKVTFSQYSNVVVFGVPQMSYLNYSVGATWKPEHP; translated from the exons atggatggaggaggag GGACACACCTAGCAACACCTGAAGAAGGAGGGCCATCAGAACGTGCTCCACCTGCAAGTCTTGAAGCCAACAGTTTGAAGAAAAGCAGGTGGGGGGTCTTATTTACTGGCATTGTTGGGGGGACGCTGGTGGCTGTGTATGCTGTGGCCACACCATTTGTAACACCAGCCCTCCGAAGAATTTGTTTGCCATTTGTACCCGCCACTACGAAACAGATCGAAAACGTTGTGAAAATGTTGGAATGCAGGAGAGGACCCCTGGTGGACATCGGTAGTGGTGACGGACGTATT GTGATCGCAGCTGCAAAGGAAGGGTTCACAGCTGTGGGTTATGAGTTGAACCCCTGGCTCGTCTGGTACTCCAGGTACCGCGCTCGGCGGGAAGGGGTGCAGGCATCTGCCAGATTTTACATCTCAGACTTGTGGAAG GTCACTTTTTCGCAGTACTCAAATGTTGTTGTCTTTGGTGTGCCCCAGATG